The Vicia villosa cultivar HV-30 ecotype Madison, WI linkage group LG1, Vvil1.0, whole genome shotgun sequence genome includes a region encoding these proteins:
- the LOC131661972 gene encoding uncharacterized protein LOC131661972, with amino-acid sequence MWEAFNALLAVLIYGIVMFPNIHKFVDLAAICLFVDKNLVPTLLADTYYSVHSRYGKGGAIRNCLPLLCTWFKSHLPTSGPFFTSTQKWPQRIMGLTGNDIVWCPTGMDVEKVITSCDKPLDKEIFESVCFEKGTDPKGLEKVRSAWNSIHTNDQISLGEKNAVAKQAYTDWVENRVKDRLLPFPKVNPLYEQPPKIPIATVPAENRIQVDMECTQLHEKKSDAQPKHCLVEQKRVELTHEAKMLKGGSSRVQKRARTEKGERHTTVIVEDHQKILKRAMKEVEEKLKREYRED; translated from the exons ATGTGGGAAGCCTTCAACGCCCTTCTGGCCGTTCTGATCTATGGGATCGTGATGTTCcctaacattcacaagttcgttgatctGGCCGCTATATGTCTTTTTGTGGATAAGAATCTGGTCCCTACTTTGCTAGCTGATACGTACTATTCCGTTCACTCTCGATATGGGAAAGGAGGAGCCATAAGAAATTGTTTGCCGTTGTTATGCACCTGGTTTAAGTCCCACCTACCTACAAGTGGTCCTTTTTTTACTTCTACtcagaaatggcctcaaaggatcatggggcttaccgGAAATGACATTGTCTGGTGTCCCACTGGAATGGACGTGGAGAAAGTTATAACTAGCTGTG acaagcctttggacaaagagatattCGAATCCGTTTGCTTTGAAAAGGGAACCGATCCAAAGGGTCTAGAAAAAGTGAGGAGTGCCTGGAATAGCATCCATACAAATGATCAGATTTCTCTAGGTGAAAAGAATGCCGTTGCCAAACAAGCCTACACAGATTGGGTTGAAAATAGAGTTAAAGATcgcctgttgcctttcccgaaggttaacccATTGTACGAGCAACCACCTAAGATTCCAATTGCCACTGTGCCTGCTGAGAATCGTATCCAGGTAGATATGGAATGCACCCAATTGCACGAAAAGAAGTCGGATGCGCAACCGAAACATTGTCTTGTGGAACAGAAAAGAGTTGAGTTGACACACGAAGCCAAAATGCTGAagggaggatcttccagagttcaaaagagggctagaacGGAAAAAGGTGAAAGACATACTACTGTTATTGTCGAGGATCACCAGAAGATCCTAAAAAGGGCCATGAAAGAGGTAGAAGAGAAACTCAAGCGAGAGTACCGAGAAGACTAG